A region from the Catenulispora sp. MAP5-51 genome encodes:
- a CDS encoding DNA cytosine methyltransferase has translation MLKSFEVCAGAGGQALGLERAGFSHVLLAEQDGVACETLLLNRPSWTVWQGDIRTFTAYENPVVYDVDLLSGGIPSTSYSRAGKQGEVEAPGDLTECVLDIVSEVRPRAVMIENAAELLTGAKFADVRALVHSELGRFGYEVFWRVLDAADFGVSQRRRRSVLVALKPDVARFFQWPVPDAAAPRSVGDVLYESMAALGWREARAWADHATGLAPTIVGGSKQHGGADLGPTRSKRAWARQWVNGEGVGDCVPGPDWVMRIGDGDDDRKGYPKLTVEQVALLQGFPPDWHFAAKKTAHYRLVAQAFPPPVAELVGRSIASALNRVGPLDDDGSSPPSNDQPTLF, from the coding sequence ATGTTGAAGAGTTTCGAGGTCTGTGCAGGTGCTGGCGGACAGGCCTTAGGCCTTGAGCGGGCAGGCTTCAGCCATGTGCTGCTCGCGGAGCAGGACGGTGTTGCATGCGAGACCTTGCTGCTCAACCGGCCGAGCTGGACGGTGTGGCAGGGCGACATACGCACGTTCACGGCCTACGAGAACCCCGTCGTGTATGACGTTGACCTTCTATCGGGTGGGATTCCATCGACCAGCTACTCGCGGGCGGGCAAGCAAGGTGAAGTTGAAGCACCAGGTGACCTCACCGAATGCGTGCTCGACATAGTCTCTGAGGTCAGGCCCCGCGCAGTGATGATTGAGAACGCTGCTGAACTACTTACAGGTGCGAAGTTCGCGGACGTTCGTGCCCTCGTGCATTCGGAACTGGGGCGCTTCGGGTACGAGGTCTTCTGGAGAGTCCTCGATGCCGCCGACTTCGGCGTTTCGCAGCGCCGGCGACGTAGCGTGCTGGTGGCACTCAAGCCTGACGTCGCAAGGTTCTTCCAGTGGCCAGTTCCCGACGCGGCCGCGCCGCGTTCAGTGGGCGACGTCCTTTACGAGTCGATGGCTGCCCTCGGCTGGCGCGAAGCGCGCGCCTGGGCAGACCACGCCACGGGCCTGGCACCGACGATCGTGGGCGGTTCGAAGCAACACGGCGGTGCCGATCTCGGCCCGACACGCTCGAAGCGCGCCTGGGCCAGGCAGTGGGTCAACGGCGAGGGTGTCGGTGACTGCGTGCCGGGACCCGATTGGGTCATGCGGATCGGTGACGGCGACGATGATCGGAAGGGCTACCCGAAGCTGACCGTCGAGCAGGTTGCCCTGCTCCAGGGCTTCCCTCCCGACTGGCACTTTGCGGCGAAGAAGACTGCGCACTACCGCCTGGTTGCCCAGGCCTTCCCGCCCCCTGTCGCCGAGCTCGTGGGGCGGAGTATCGCTTCAGCCTTGAACAGAGTCGGCCCGCTGGATGACGATGGGTCTTCTCCGCCGAGTAATGATCAGCCGACCCTCTTCTAG